From the Mangifera indica cultivar Alphonso chromosome 10, CATAS_Mindica_2.1, whole genome shotgun sequence genome, one window contains:
- the LOC123227922 gene encoding SNF2 domain-containing protein CLASSY 2-like isoform X2 encodes MHLAIIVSIFTSTPTNAFEAFFHDSWQPVEFIRIEDGIVTMHLTDNQTLVEEKRPFSNLRIKSRKATLSDCTCFLRPGVDVCVLSATENEYNSEEENKDHVWLDANISSIERKPHGDQCLCQFYVKLYVNQGHLGFERGTLSKDCKQVGIDQITILQKLGKEACEDQHYRWDFSENCSLLQRSKLLLGKFSSDISCLLVASVLKETSFDIRSVKNKMVYQVLDGDEENFAPNSDKHLNAINFKFQDGILTAHVVQFIQTVTKPVNPDCSVQEAGPVPPCDVMNLRRSKRRNVQPERFFGGDIPPDADTGWVRQWPYKPDKWKEEDLYLPLPYLLGVHSNCLEVNMESDTRNLPKKKSKNKFREMKSSNSYKKEHNTELAIVPVPTESDPLAFYQHNSPSKNPENHSGEIDETPKYYLKGTCSVQRRDMPELEDPEFDGWWGERTPNKKMLSKNVSEVEDMGFESKSWGKPSNKKVQTNRFLPRSSKEGECCEKKVYKKTTLSAGAYSRLINSLMKNIESTKTNEEPDIIDQWNGFKATNFQKQMMEMEQSEMEQSSSEDDGEISENELLWKEMELSMASAYILEDNEGSKAGEPAETLEKSSEGCQHKYRLDEELGICCIMCGFVLTEIKYVAPPFMQHKIWETDNKMLYEENSEHKPVEDEGLNIICSQDFSEFSLSEENDNVWGLIPELKTKLHFHQKKAFEFLWRNIAGSVEPALMEPASKKTGGCVISHSPGAGKTFLVIAFLVSYLKLFPGKRPLVLAPKTTLYTWYKEFNKWKVPIPVHLIHGRRTYRVFKPKRVRSFRGVPAPTLDVMHVLDCLEKIQKWHAQPSVLVMGYTSFLTLMREDSNFAHRKYMAKVLRDSPGILILDEGHNPRSTKSRLRKVLMKVETDLRILLSGTLFQNNFCEYFNTLCLARPKFINEVLSELDPKFKRRKEKKKARHLLESRARKFFIDTIARKIDSDIGEERMQGLNMLKNITSGFIDVYEGVGSEDLPGLQIYTLMMNPTDVQHEVLSKLKNIMEVYNGYPLELELLITLASIHPWLVKTTNCANKFFTPKELLEIEKYKHDFRKGSKVMFVLNLVYRIVKQEKVLIFCHNIAPINLFSELLQIVFRWQHGKEILVLTGDLELFERGRIMDKFEEPGGPSRVLIASITACAEGISLTAASRVIMLDSEWNPSKTKQAIARAFRPGQQKVVYVYQLLVTGTLEEDKYRRTTWKEWVSCMIFSEDFLDPSLWQAEKIEDDILREIVAEDRLKSFHMIMKNEKASKGLIRA; translated from the exons ATGCATTTGGCGATTATCGTAAGCATTTTCACCTCCACACCAACTAATG CTTTTGAGGCATTTTTTCATGATTCATGGCAACCTGTGGAATTCATAAGAATTGAGGATGGGATTGTGACCATGCATCTCACTGATAACCAAACTCTGGTTGAGGAGAAACGTCCATTCTCAAATCTTCGAATAAAATCAAGGAAAGCAACTTTATCTGACTGCACTTGCTTTTTGAGGCCTGGAGTTGATGTATGCGTGCTTTCAGCCActgaaaatgaatataattcagaagaagaaaataaagatcaT GTGTGGCTTGATGCTAACATAAGTTCTATTGAGAGAAAGCCTCATGGAGATCAATGTTTATGCCagttttatgttaaattatatgtcaaCCAAGGTCATCTTGGTTTTGAGAGAGGAACTCTTAGTAAAGATTGTAAACAGGTAGGAATCGATCAAATAACCATCCTCCAAAAGCTTGGAAAAGAAGCTTGTGAAGATCAACACTACCGGTGGGATTTCTCTGAGAACTGCTCTTTGTTGCAAAGATCTAAGTTGCTGCTGGGGAAATTTTCATCTGATATTTCATGTTTACTTGTTGCATCAGTTTTGAAGGAGACTTCCTTTGATATTAGATCTGTGAAAAACAAAATGGTCTATCAAGTTTTGGATGGTGATGAAGAAAACTTTGCACCAAACTCAGATAAACATCTAAATgctataaatttcaaatttcaggaTGGCATTTTAACAGCACATGTGGTTCAGTTTATTCAAACTGTTACTAAACCGGTCAATCCTGATTGTAGTGTGCAAGAAGCTGGACCAGTGCCACCCTGTGATGTTATGAACCTGCGGCGTTCCAAGCGTCGAAATGTACAACCTGAGCGATTTTTTGGTGGTGATATTCCCCCAGACGCAGACACTGGCTGGGTTCGCCAATGGCCGTATAAGCCTGACAAATGGAAAGAAGAAGATCTGTACTTACCATTACCATACTTGTTAGGGGTGCATTCAAATTGTTTAGAGGTGAATATGGAGAGTGACACAAGAAATCTTCCTAAAAAGAAGAGCAAGAACAAATTTAGGGAGATGAAATCCAGTAACTCCTATAAAAAGGAACATAATACAGAACTTGCTATTGTTCCTGTGCCTACTGAAAGTGATCCATTAGCCTTTTATCAGCATAATAGCCCTAGCAAAAATCCTGAAAATCATTCAGGAGAGATTGATGAAACTCCTAAGTATTATTTGAAAGGTACCTGCTCAGTGCAGAGGAGGGATATGCCCGAGTTAGAAGATCCAGAATTTGATGGATGGTGGGGAGAAAGAACCCCCAACAAGAAAATGCTAAGTAAAAATGTCTCTGAGGTAGAAGATATGGGATTTGAAAGTAAGTCATGGGGAAAACCATCCAACAAGAAAGTCCAAACCAACAGGTTTCTTCCAAGAAGTTCAAAAGAAGGTGAATGTTGTGAAAAAAAGGTGTACAAAAAAACAACCTTAAGTGCTGGAGCATACAGTAGACtaataaattcattaatgaAGAATATTGAATCCACAAAGACAAATGAAGAACCGGATATTATTGACCAGTGGAATGGATTTAAGGCAACAAACTTCCAAAAGCAAATGATGGAAATGGAACAATCAGAAATGGAGCAATCCTCAAGCGAAGACGATGGAGAAATTTCAGAAAATGAACTTTTATGGAAAGAAATGGAATTATCCATGGCATCAGCTTATATCCTTGAGGACAATGAG GGTTCAAAAGCTGGAGAGCCAGCTGAGACTCTGGAAAAATCAAGTGAAGGTTGCCAACACAAATACAGATTAGATGAAGAACTTGGAATTTGTTGTATCATGTGTGGTTTCGTGCTCACGGAAATAAAATATGTTGCACCACCCTTT ATGCAACACAAAATCTGGGAAACTGACAATAAGATGTTGTATGAAGAAAATTCAGAGCACAAGCCTGTTGAAGATGAAGGCCTGAATATTATCTGCAGCCAGGATTTCTCTGAATTCTCCTTGTCAGAAGAGAATGACAATGTGTGGGGCTTAATTCCTGAACTTAAGACGAAACTGCATTTTCATCAGAAAAAGGCTTTTGAATTTCTATGGAGAAATATTGCTGGGTCTGTGGAGCCAGCGCTTATGGAACCAGCATCTAAGAAAACTGGTGGATGTGTTATTTCTCATTCTCCTGGAGCTGGAAAAACTTTTCTTGTTATTGCATTCCTTGTTAGTTACTTGAAGTTATTCCCAGGAAAGCGGCCTTTGGTTCTTGCCCCAAAGACAACTCTTTATACTTGGTACAAAGAATTTAATAAGTGGAAAGTTCCTATACCAGTTCATCTAATCCATGGCCGTAGGACATATAGAGTCTTCAAGCCAAAAAGGGTAAGGTCATTCCGGGGAGTTCCAGCCCCCACTTTAGATGTTATGCATGTTCTAGATTGCTTAGAGAAAATACAGAAGTGGCATGCACAACCCAGCGTTCTTGTCATGGGTTACACTTCGTTTCTAACACTAATGCGAGAAGATTCAAACTTTGCACACAGAAAATATATGGCTAAAGTGCTGCGGGACAGTCCAGGGATCCTGATTCTAGATGAAGGGCACAATCCCAGAAGCACTAAATCAAGATTAAGGAAGGTGCTGATGAAAGTTGAAACAGACCTGAGAATATTGCTGTCAGGTACGTTATTTCAGAACAACTTCTGTGAGTATTTCAACACCCTCTGCTTGGCCCGGCCGAAGTTTATTAATGAAGTGCTGAGTGAATTAGACCCAAAATTCAAAAggagaaaagagaagaagaaggccCGCCATCTATTGGAATCCCGTGCAAGAAAGTTCTTCATAGATACCATTGCAAGAAAGATTGATTCGGACATTGGAGAAGAAAGGATGCAAGGTTTAAACatgttgaaaaatatcacaagtGGATTTATCGATGTGTATGAAGGTGTAGGTTCTGAAGATCTCCCCGGTTTACAAATTTACACCTTAATGATGAATCCAACAGATGTACAACATGAGGTTTTATCGAAACTTAAGAATATTATGGAGGTTTACAATGGATATCCCCTTGAGTTGGAGCTTTTGATAACCCTTGCATCAATACATCCTTGGTTGGTGAAAACTACAAATTGtgctaataaattttttactccCAAAGAACTGCTGGAGATTGAGAAGTACAAACATGATTTTAGAAAAGGGTCCAAAGTGATGTTTGTTCTAAATCTTGTGTATCGAATTGTCAAGCAAGAGAAGGTCCTGATTTTTTGCCACAACATTGCACCTATCAATTTGTTTTCGGAACTATTGCAGATCGTCTTTCGGTGGCAGCATGGTAAAGAAATTTTGGTCCTCACAGGGGACCTAGAGCTGTTTGAACGAGGAAGAATAATGGATAAGTTTGAGGAACCTGGTGGGCCTTCAAGGGTATTGATTGCTTCAATTACAGCATGTGCTGAAGGCATTAGTTTGACAGCAGCTTCGCGAGTGATTATGTTGGATTCAGAGTGGAATCCTTCCAAGACAAAGCAGGCCATTGCACGTGCTTTTCGACCAGGTCAACAGAAGGTTGTTTATGTGTATCAGCTCTTGGTAACTGGAACACTCGAGGAAGACAAGTATCGTAGGACAACATGGAAGGAATGGGTGTCCTGCATGATTTTCAGTGAGGATTTTTTAGACCCTTCCCTTTGGCAAGCagaaaaaattgaagatgatATATTGAGAGAGATTGTTGCAGAAGACCGGCTCAAGTCTTTCCatatgataatgaaaaatgagaaggCTTCAAAAGGGTTGATCAGAGCCTAG